Proteins co-encoded in one Nilaparvata lugens isolate BPH unplaced genomic scaffold, ASM1435652v1 scaffold5579, whole genome shotgun sequence genomic window:
- the LOC120356032 gene encoding uncharacterized protein LOC120356032 has protein sequence DSKFDFTTSSRAHIFFQSDGCSGTDNEINYLEHVQVIISLSYPYRGAVGILLESPSGTKTVLMETRPRDNSSVGLTAWTLTSVHQWGEPADGRWTVKVGAKVVEGQVGEGGHFADFKNGVSRLAQHRFGSHRDNDLDERHNHYDRHAVTSDEDGSADRLSDLERRLIDLGTSLDDLHENANELRPSLDDLEPRRNFHQPSLDKVEGHVNDVEPSFGDLENPGYHNRPSFGDLENPGYLNRPSFGDLENPEIHNRPTFGDLESHNRPTFGDLEGADHPNDLESRETHHRPSFKGLDDLMMNVDGHVTSVRILLHGTREMPDHYKDGRRGYSTYGHPREMDDADEDDVNRKKERSKRRMV, from the exons GTGATAATCAGCCTGTCCTATCCGTACCGTGGAGCAGTTGGTATTTTGCTAGAATCACCATCCGGCACCAAGACAGTACTGATGGAAACACGTCCGCGTGATAACAGCTCTGTCGGTCTGACCGCGTGGACGCTCACCTCAGTGCATCAGTGGGGCGAACCGGCGGACGGACGGTGGACGGTCAAGGTCGGAGCCAAGGTCGTCGAAG GTCAAGTTGGAGAGGGGGGACATTTTGCTGACTTCAAAAATGGTGTATCGCGATTGGCGCAGCATCGGTTTGGGTCACATCGCGATAACGACCTTGATGAGAGACATAACCATTATGACCGACACGCTGTAACTAGTGATGAAGATGGTTCAGCTGATCGACTGTCTGACCTTGAAAGACGTTTGATTGACCTTGGGACTAGTTTGGATGACCTTCACGAAAATGCAAATGAACTTCGACCTAGTTTGGACGACCTGGAACCTCGTAGAAACTTCCATCAACCTAGTTTGGATAAAGTTGAAGGTCATGTGAATGACGTTGAACCCAGTTTTGGTGACCTTGAGAATCCTGGATACCACAATCGACCTAGTTTTGGTGACCTTGAGAATCCTGGATACCTCAATCGACCTAGTTTTGGTGACCTTGAGAACCCTGAAATACACAATCGACCTACTTTTGGTGACCTTGAAAGTCACAATCGACCTACTTTTGGTGACCTTGAAGGTGCTGATCATCCCAATGACCTTGAAAGTCGTGAGACCCACCATCGACCCAGTTTCAAAGGCCTTGATGACTTGATGATGAATGTGGATGGTCACGTGACAAGTGTCAGGATACTGTTGCATGGCACTAGAGAAATGCCTGATCATTACAAGGATGGAAGGAGAGGGTATTCTACTTATGGACATCCGAGAGAGATGGATGATGCTGATGAGGATGATGTTAataggaagaaggagaggagtaagaggaggatgGTGTGA
- the LOC120356031 gene encoding tigger transposable element-derived protein 1-like encodes MGPKSTLNEEEEGVLVLWIKSMAARGFPVTTAQLIESVQHLIKKLGRENPFKEGKPGRKWLKLFMQRHPTITNRISENLTMSRASVTKQYITKWFNEVESFLKEKSYFEILNDSNRVFNGDESAFFLNPKGNRVLAPKGAKSVYLTVNSDDKECLTVLISVSASGLLAPPMVVFKYERVPNIIVESVPSGWGLGKTESGWMTRATFFEYITNIFHPWLIKEQITLPVILFVDGHTSHLTLQLSEFCEQNGIILIALPPNTTHFMQPMDVAVFRGLKEAWKVQHS; translated from the coding sequence ATGGGGCCTAAAAGTACACtcaacgaagaagaagaaggagtgcTGGTACTATGGATAAAGTCAATGGCTGCAAGAGGATTTCCTGTCACCACAGCACAGCTCATAGAGAGTGTTCAGCATTTGATTAAAAAGTTGGGTAGGGAAAATCCTTTTAAAGAAGGTAAGCCTGGTAGGAAGTGGTTGAAACTATTTATGCAGAGACATCCTACAATCACTAACAGAATCTCTGAGAATCTCACGATGAGCAGAGCATCTGTTACAAAGCAGTACATTACAAAATGGTTCAACGAAGTGGAAAGTTTCTTGAAAGAAAAAtcctattttgaaatattgaatgactCAAATCGTGTGTTCAATGGCGATGAGTCAGCATTTTTCCTTAATCCCAAAGGAAATCGAGTCCTTGCCCCAAAAGGAGCAAAATCGGTTTATCTCACAGTCAATTCAGATGACAAAGAATGTCTGACCGTTCTTATATCAGTGAGTGCATCTGGTTTGCTGGCTCCTCCCATGGTGGTGTTTAAATATGAACGTGTcccaaatattattgttgaaagtGTGCCTTCTGGTTGGGGTTTGGGGAAAACTGAGAGTGGGTGGATGACAAGAGCAACGTTCTTCGAATACATCACAAATATCTTCCACCCATGGCTCATCAAAGAACAAATCACTTTGCCAGTGATATTATTTGTTGATGGACATACGTCTCATTTGACCCTACAGTTAAGTGAATTCTGTGAGCAAAATGGGATCATTCTTATTGCTCTTCCTCCAAATACTACGCATTTCATGCAGCCAATGGATGTTGCAGTATTTCGTGGGTTGAAAGAAGCATGGAAGGTTCAACACTCATGA